The following are from one region of the Advenella mimigardefordensis DPN7 genome:
- the mlaE gene encoding lipid asymmetry maintenance ABC transporter permease subunit MlaE, producing MIVDLITALGARITRPILALGICFRFLLAVLARTSIVFKRPRLVIEQIHFIGNYSLVIIAVSGLFVGFVLGLQGYYTLTRYGSEEALGVMVALGLVRELGPVVTALLFAGRAGTSITAEIGLMKAGEQIAAIEVMGINPLRRIVVPRFWGGVIAMPILALIFSTVGIIGGWLVAVVLIGVDGGSFWSQMQSAVDIQNDILAGFIKSIVFGLAVMLVSVYEGWMSKPTPEGVARATTRTVVVSSLLVLALDFLLTAVMFGG from the coding sequence ATGATCGTTGATCTTATTACCGCGCTGGGCGCGCGCATCACGCGTCCCATTCTGGCGCTGGGAATCTGCTTCCGGTTTTTACTTGCCGTGCTGGCGCGCACGTCCATCGTGTTTAAGCGCCCCCGGCTGGTGATCGAGCAAATTCATTTTATCGGTAATTATTCGCTGGTCATTATTGCGGTTTCGGGCCTGTTTGTGGGTTTTGTGCTGGGTCTGCAGGGGTACTACACGCTCACCCGGTACGGTTCCGAAGAGGCGCTGGGCGTGATGGTGGCCCTTGGTCTGGTGCGTGAGCTGGGGCCGGTCGTCACGGCGCTGCTGTTTGCCGGCAGGGCTGGTACCTCCATTACCGCGGAAATCGGTTTGATGAAAGCCGGCGAGCAGATCGCCGCCATCGAGGTAATGGGTATCAACCCATTACGCCGTATCGTGGTTCCGCGTTTCTGGGGTGGCGTGATTGCCATGCCGATTCTCGCGCTCATCTTTTCGACCGTCGGTATTATTGGCGGCTGGCTGGTGGCGGTGGTGCTTATCGGTGTGGACGGCGGTTCATTCTGGTCGCAAATGCAAAGCGCAGTTGATATTCAGAACGATATTCTGGCCGGCTTTATCAAAAGCATCGTGTTCGGGCTGGCCGTGATGCTGGTTTCCGTTTATGAAGGCTGGATGTCGAAGCCCACCCCGGAAGGGGTGGCGCGCGCGACCACGCGCACGGTGGTGGTCAGCTCCCTGCTGGTGCTGGCGCTTGATTTCCTGCTCACAGCAGTGATGTTCGGTGGTTAG
- a CDS encoding glutamate synthase-related protein — protein MSVHSSSPADQVSVIDASAIGHRPHRMPKAQGMYDPTNEHDACGVGFVANIKGRKSHAIIQQGLKILENLDHRGAVGADKLMGDGAGILLQIPDTLYREEMAKQGVTLPAEGEYGVAMVFLPKETASRLACEKELERAVRDEGQVLLGWRDVPIDHDMEMSPTVRDCEPLIRQLFIGRGPDVMVPDALERKLYVIRKTASHAIQNMHLAHGQEYFVPSASVRTVVYKGLLLANQVGIYYRDLADTRAVSALALVHQRFSTNTFPAWPLAHPYRMIAHNGEINTVKGNFNWLRAREGMMDSAVLGDDLKKLYPIVYEGQSDTATFDNCLELLVTSGYSLSHAMMMMIPEAWEQHTTMDENRRAFYEYNAAKMEPWDGPAAVAFTDGRQIGATLDRNGLRPARYLITDDDMVILASEAGTLTVPENRIIKKWRLQPGRMLLIDLEQGRIIGDDEIKSQLSNNRPYGQWIKRLRVKLDDILVHGNNHPQAPGAPATLLDRQQAFGWNQEDLKFIIQPMAKNGEEAIGSMGNDTPLAVLSSRPKSFYNYFRQLFAQVTNPPIDPIREQLVMSLVSFIGPKPNLLDINNVNPPQRIEVSQPILDFAGMSVLRDIEKYTDNKFRSAELDITYPASWGAEGIEACIAALCSSAADAVRSGLNILILSDRNMDGERVAIPALLATSAVHQHLIREGLRTATGLVVETGSAREVHHFALLGGFGAEAIYPNLVMETLAGFPEPEKAVKNYVKAVGKGLNKVMSKMGISTYMSYTGAQIFEAVGLQSALVKKYFSGTPSKIEGINVFQVAEEALRLHQAAYSEDPVLKNALDAGGEYEYRIRGEDHMWTPDSIAKLQHSTRANNYRTYKEYAQLINDQSRRHMTFRGLFEFRVDPARAIALEEVEPAKEIVKRFATGAMSLGSISTEAHSVLAVAMNRIGGKSNTGEGGEDELRYRNELRNGASGIKKGDTLASVLGSDRIEADVPLQDGDSLRSKIKQVASGRFGVSAEYLSSADQIQIKMAQGAKPGEGGQLPGHKVSEYIAKLRYSVPGVGLISPPPHHDIYSIEDLAQLIHDLKNVNPSASISTKLVSEVGVGTVAAGVAKAKSDHIVIAGHDGGTGASPISSIKHAGTSWELGLSETQQTLVLNKLRSRVRVQADGQMKTGRDVVIGALLGADEFGFATAPLVVEGCIMMRKCHLNTCPVGVATQDPVLRKKFQGKPEHVVNFFFFIAEEVREIMAQLGIRKFDELIGRADLLDMRAGIEHWKARGLDFSNIFYQPEVDTFVRHTEEQDHGLDKALDIQLLERSKAALERAEKVSFIVPIRNRNRTVGSMLSGAVARKYGHEGLPEDTIHIQLNGTAGQSFGAFLAHGVTFDLVGEGNDYVGKGLSGGRIIVRSPNDFRGYGPDHIIAGNTLLYGALAGDAYFNGVVGERFAVRNSGAATVVEGTGDHGCEYMTGGTVVVLGETGRNFAAGMSGGVAYVWDPEGELKSRCNMSMVELSEVAAHDDQLKENRQEGWHSIQRGQERQTDESILRTLVENHFRLTGSFRARDLLGDWDKARKQFVKVMPTDYKRALAEIWQSEQSARKAA, from the coding sequence ATGTCAGTTCATTCATCTTCTCCTGCCGATCAGGTGTCGGTTATCGACGCTTCTGCCATTGGGCATCGGCCGCATCGTATGCCCAAAGCTCAGGGCATGTACGATCCGACCAACGAACATGACGCCTGTGGCGTCGGCTTTGTGGCCAATATCAAGGGCCGCAAAAGCCATGCGATTATTCAGCAGGGTCTGAAGATTCTTGAAAATCTGGACCACCGGGGTGCCGTGGGCGCCGATAAGCTCATGGGCGATGGCGCCGGTATTCTGCTGCAGATTCCCGATACGCTTTATCGCGAGGAAATGGCCAAACAGGGTGTCACCTTGCCTGCCGAGGGCGAATATGGCGTCGCCATGGTGTTCCTGCCCAAAGAAACCGCTTCTCGTCTGGCCTGTGAGAAAGAACTGGAACGCGCAGTGCGCGACGAAGGTCAGGTCCTGCTTGGCTGGCGTGATGTACCTATCGATCACGATATGGAAATGTCGCCCACTGTCCGCGATTGCGAGCCGCTTATTCGCCAGCTCTTCATTGGCCGGGGCCCGGATGTCATGGTGCCCGATGCACTGGAGCGCAAGCTTTACGTTATCCGTAAAACGGCCAGCCACGCCATTCAAAACATGCATCTGGCTCATGGTCAGGAATATTTTGTGCCATCGGCTTCGGTGCGCACAGTTGTCTATAAAGGGCTGTTGCTGGCCAACCAGGTGGGCATTTACTATCGCGACCTGGCCGATACCCGTGCCGTGTCTGCGCTGGCGCTGGTGCACCAGCGGTTTTCCACTAATACTTTCCCGGCCTGGCCGCTGGCTCACCCGTATCGCATGATCGCTCACAACGGTGAGATCAATACCGTCAAGGGTAACTTCAACTGGCTGCGTGCCCGTGAAGGCATGATGGATTCGGCTGTGCTGGGCGATGACCTGAAAAAACTCTATCCGATTGTCTATGAAGGCCAATCGGATACCGCGACATTTGACAACTGTCTGGAGCTGCTGGTGACATCCGGCTACTCGCTGTCTCACGCCATGATGATGATGATCCCGGAAGCCTGGGAACAGCACACCACAATGGACGAGAATCGCCGCGCCTTCTACGAATACAACGCAGCCAAGATGGAGCCATGGGATGGCCCGGCAGCCGTGGCCTTTACCGATGGTCGCCAGATTGGCGCCACCCTGGATCGTAACGGCCTGCGTCCCGCTCGCTATCTGATTACCGATGACGATATGGTGATTCTGGCCTCCGAGGCCGGTACCCTGACCGTTCCGGAAAACCGCATTATCAAAAAATGGCGTCTGCAGCCCGGTCGTATGCTGCTGATCGACCTGGAGCAGGGCCGTATTATCGGCGATGATGAAATCAAATCGCAGTTGTCCAATAACCGTCCCTATGGCCAGTGGATCAAGCGCCTGCGCGTCAAACTCGACGACATTCTGGTGCATGGGAACAATCATCCGCAAGCGCCTGGCGCACCGGCGACGCTGCTGGACCGCCAGCAGGCATTTGGCTGGAACCAGGAAGATCTCAAATTCATCATCCAGCCCATGGCCAAAAATGGTGAAGAAGCCATTGGTTCCATGGGCAACGATACGCCATTGGCGGTACTGTCGTCCCGGCCCAAGTCGTTCTACAACTATTTCCGTCAACTGTTTGCGCAGGTAACCAATCCGCCGATCGACCCGATCCGCGAACAACTGGTCATGTCGCTGGTATCCTTCATTGGTCCCAAGCCCAATCTGCTGGATATCAACAATGTCAATCCACCGCAGCGGATCGAAGTGTCCCAGCCTATTCTGGACTTCGCTGGCATGTCGGTATTGCGCGATATTGAAAAATACACCGATAACAAATTCCGCAGCGCCGAGCTGGATATCACTTATCCCGCAAGCTGGGGTGCCGAAGGTATCGAGGCCTGTATTGCAGCACTGTGCTCCAGTGCTGCAGATGCGGTGCGCAGCGGCCTGAATATTCTGATTCTGTCCGATCGCAATATGGACGGCGAACGGGTGGCGATCCCGGCCTTGCTGGCCACCTCTGCCGTGCATCAGCATTTGATTCGCGAAGGCCTGCGTACCGCTACCGGTCTGGTGGTGGAAACCGGCTCGGCACGTGAGGTACACCATTTTGCCCTGCTGGGCGGGTTTGGAGCCGAGGCGATCTATCCGAATCTGGTCATGGAAACCCTGGCGGGCTTCCCGGAGCCCGAAAAAGCCGTCAAGAACTATGTGAAAGCCGTAGGCAAGGGCCTGAACAAGGTCATGTCCAAAATGGGCATTTCCACCTATATGTCCTACACCGGCGCGCAGATTTTTGAGGCCGTCGGCCTGCAATCGGCACTGGTAAAAAAATATTTCTCCGGCACACCAAGCAAAATCGAGGGCATTAATGTCTTCCAGGTAGCGGAAGAAGCGCTGCGCCTGCATCAGGCGGCCTACAGCGAAGATCCGGTGCTGAAAAATGCCCTGGACGCTGGCGGCGAGTACGAATATCGCATTCGTGGTGAAGACCACATGTGGACACCAGACTCCATCGCCAAGCTGCAGCATTCCACCCGTGCCAATAACTATCGCACTTACAAGGAATACGCTCAGTTAATCAATGACCAGTCCCGCCGTCACATGACCTTCCGGGGGCTGTTCGAATTTCGTGTTGACCCGGCCAGGGCCATTGCGCTGGAAGAGGTAGAACCTGCCAAGGAAATCGTCAAGCGCTTTGCGACTGGTGCGATGTCACTGGGATCCATCTCTACCGAAGCGCACTCGGTGCTGGCCGTGGCCATGAACCGTATCGGCGGCAAGTCCAATACCGGCGAGGGTGGTGAAGACGAACTGCGCTACCGCAACGAATTGCGCAATGGTGCCAGCGGCATTAAAAAAGGCGATACGCTGGCCTCTGTGCTGGGTTCCGATCGTATTGAAGCCGATGTCCCCCTGCAGGACGGCGACTCGTTACGTTCAAAAATCAAGCAGGTTGCATCCGGTCGTTTCGGCGTGAGTGCAGAGTATCTGTCCAGTGCTGATCAGATCCAGATCAAAATGGCGCAAGGCGCCAAGCCCGGTGAGGGCGGTCAGTTGCCAGGCCATAAAGTCTCCGAATACATCGCCAAGCTGCGTTATTCGGTGCCCGGCGTGGGACTGATTTCACCGCCGCCGCATCACGATATTTATTCCATCGAAGATCTGGCGCAGTTGATTCACGATCTGAAAAACGTCAATCCATCGGCATCCATCTCCACCAAGCTGGTCTCTGAAGTGGGTGTGGGTACGGTTGCGGCCGGTGTGGCCAAAGCCAAGTCCGATCACATTGTGATTGCCGGGCATGATGGTGGTACGGGCGCATCGCCTATCTCGTCCATCAAACATGCGGGTACGTCATGGGAGCTGGGCCTGTCGGAAACGCAGCAAACGCTGGTACTGAACAAATTGCGTAGCCGCGTTCGGGTGCAGGCCGATGGCCAGATGAAAACAGGCCGTGACGTGGTGATTGGCGCTTTGCTGGGTGCAGACGAATTCGGTTTTGCGACGGCGCCGCTGGTGGTCGAAGGCTGTATCATGATGCGCAAATGCCATCTGAATACCTGCCCGGTAGGGGTGGCAACACAGGATCCCGTACTGCGCAAGAAATTCCAGGGCAAGCCCGAGCACGTCGTCAACTTCTTCTTTTTCATTGCCGAAGAAGTGCGCGAGATCATGGCGCAACTGGGTATTCGCAAGTTCGACGAACTGATCGGTCGCGCCGATCTGCTGGACATGCGTGCCGGCATCGAGCACTGGAAGGCACGCGGACTGGACTTCAGCAATATCTTCTATCAACCCGAGGTTGACACCTTCGTGCGTCATACCGAAGAGCAGGATCACGGGCTTGATAAAGCGCTGGATATTCAACTGCTTGAGCGCAGCAAGGCAGCGCTTGAACGTGCCGAGAAAGTGTCCTTCATTGTGCCGATTCGCAACCGCAACCGGACGGTCGGCTCCATGTTGTCAGGCGCCGTTGCCCGCAAATACGGCCACGAAGGCTTGCCCGAAGACACCATACATATTCAGTTGAATGGTACGGCGGGGCAGAGTTTTGGCGCGTTCCTGGCGCATGGCGTGACTTTTGACCTGGTTGGTGAAGGTAACGACTACGTGGGTAAAGGGCTCTCTGGTGGTCGCATTATCGTGCGTTCCCCTAATGACTTCCGCGGCTACGGCCCGGACCACATCATTGCCGGCAATACCCTGCTTTACGGTGCGCTGGCGGGTGATGCCTATTTCAACGGCGTGGTGGGCGAGCGGTTTGCGGTGCGTAACTCCGGCGCCGCCACAGTAGTGGAAGGCACCGGCGATCACGGATGTGAATACATGACGGGCGGCACCGTTGTGGTGCTGGGCGAAACCGGCCGCAATTTTGCTGCCGGTATGTCCGGTGGTGTGGCCTATGTGTGGGATCCGGAAGGTGAACTCAAGTCACGCTGCAATATGTCGATGGTTGAGCTGAGTGAAGTCGCGGCGCATGACGACCAGCTCAAGGAAAACCGGCAGGAAGGCTGGCATAGCATTCAGCGCGGCCAGGAGCGTCAGACCGACGAATCCATCCTGCGTACGCTGGTCGAAAACCATTTCCGTCTGACCGGCAGTTTCCGGGCGCGTGACTTGCTGGGCGACTGGGACAAGGCCCGCAAGCAATTCGTCAAGGTCATGCCGACCGACTATAAACGTGCATTGGCAGAAATCTGGCAATCAGAACAATCCGCCCGTAAAGCAGCTTAA
- a CDS encoding ABC transporter ATP-binding protein, whose protein sequence is MTAESRHSSPPVIRFTDVTLGYDTRVILRDLSLEVNKGEVVALIGGSGSGKTTLLRAATGQIRAQKGTVTVFDQDVNRMTPQQLGAARRRMGVLFQQGALFTDLSVFSNVAFPLRELSNDSEAVILEKVLDKLDQVGLKRAAHLSVSEISGGMARRVALARAIVLEPEIILFDEPFAGLDPISLGMTARLIRSLTDKLGCATVLITHDLEESFLIADQVYMVGDGSLVVSGTPDEVRQSDNSLARQFLKGASSGPVVFEYPPSDDFDRWLSRHREGVK, encoded by the coding sequence ATGACAGCAGAGTCACGTCACTCCTCCCCGCCGGTTATCCGGTTCACGGATGTCACCCTTGGTTATGATACCCGCGTCATTTTGCGAGACCTGAGTCTCGAAGTAAACAAAGGCGAAGTGGTTGCCCTGATTGGTGGTTCCGGCTCCGGCAAAACCACCTTGTTGCGCGCAGCGACGGGTCAGATTCGCGCGCAGAAAGGGACCGTTACCGTCTTTGACCAGGATGTCAATCGCATGACGCCCCAGCAACTGGGCGCTGCGCGTCGCCGCATGGGTGTGCTGTTTCAGCAGGGCGCCCTGTTTACCGACCTGAGCGTGTTCAGCAATGTGGCTTTCCCTTTGCGCGAACTGAGCAACGATAGCGAAGCCGTGATTCTGGAAAAGGTGCTGGACAAACTGGATCAGGTTGGTTTGAAGCGCGCTGCGCATTTGAGTGTGTCTGAAATCTCAGGCGGCATGGCGCGGCGGGTTGCACTGGCCCGGGCCATTGTGCTGGAGCCCGAAATTATTCTGTTTGATGAGCCCTTTGCCGGTCTGGACCCGATTTCACTTGGCATGACAGCCCGTCTGATTCGCAGCCTGACCGATAAACTCGGCTGCGCGACGGTACTCATCACGCACGACCTGGAAGAGTCATTCCTGATTGCCGATCAGGTGTACATGGTGGGCGATGGCAGCCTGGTTGTGTCGGGCACGCCGGATGAAGTGCGCCAGTCTGACAATTCGCTGGCGCGCCAGTTTCTTAAGGGCGCCTCCAGCGGACCGGTGGTCTTTGAATATCCGCCTTCTGATGATTTCGATCGCTGGCTCAGTCGTCATCGCGAGGGCGTCAAATGA
- a CDS encoding glutamate synthase subunit beta, producing MGKITGFIEFERVAESYEAPGARLKHYKEFVLALEDKQAQVQGARCMDCGIPFCNTGCPVNNIIPDWNDLVYRQEWKQALDVLHSTNNFPEFTGRICPAPCEEACTLNISNEPVGIKSIEHAIIDKGWEQGWVVPQPPLKKSGKKVAVVGSGPAGLAAAQQLARAGHSVTVFEKSNRIGGLLRYGIPDFKLDKSLIERRVSQMEAEGVEFLASTYVGAAADATEDGLNVITTAELDEQFDAVIMAGGSEAPRDLPVPGRELGGVHFAMDFLRQQNKRNAGDRIANQISAAGKHVIVIGGGDTGSDCVGTSNRQGAASVTQIELMPRPPEHENKALTWPYWPAKLRTSSSHVEGCERDWAITTKSFQGDKGKLKKLVCARVEWVKDDTTGQMKMQEVEGSEFELKADLVFLAMGFVSPVAAVLDAFGVEKDQRGNVKANVDNYRTSRDKVFSAGDMRRGQSLVVWAIREGRQCARAVDEFLMGASLLPR from the coding sequence ATGGGTAAAATTACCGGTTTTATCGAATTCGAGCGGGTTGCCGAATCCTACGAGGCGCCCGGTGCGCGCCTGAAACACTATAAAGAGTTTGTGCTGGCGCTGGAAGACAAGCAGGCGCAAGTGCAGGGTGCTCGCTGCATGGATTGTGGCATCCCGTTCTGCAATACCGGCTGTCCGGTCAACAATATCATTCCCGACTGGAATGATCTGGTGTACCGCCAGGAGTGGAAACAGGCGCTGGATGTCCTGCATTCAACCAATAACTTTCCCGAGTTCACTGGTCGTATCTGTCCGGCGCCCTGCGAGGAGGCCTGTACGCTCAATATCAGCAATGAGCCGGTCGGCATCAAGTCGATTGAGCATGCCATTATCGACAAGGGCTGGGAGCAGGGCTGGGTAGTACCGCAACCGCCGCTGAAGAAAAGCGGCAAAAAGGTTGCCGTGGTGGGTTCCGGCCCGGCGGGCCTGGCAGCGGCGCAACAACTGGCGCGTGCCGGTCACAGCGTAACGGTATTTGAAAAAAGCAATCGTATCGGCGGGTTGCTGCGCTATGGTATTCCCGACTTCAAGCTGGACAAAAGCCTGATTGAACGTCGCGTTTCCCAAATGGAAGCCGAGGGCGTAGAGTTTCTGGCCTCCACTTATGTGGGAGCTGCTGCCGATGCGACCGAAGATGGCCTGAATGTGATTACCACCGCAGAGCTGGATGAGCAGTTTGACGCCGTTATCATGGCGGGTGGGTCGGAAGCGCCGCGCGATCTGCCGGTGCCAGGGCGTGAACTTGGCGGCGTGCATTTCGCCATGGATTTTCTGCGCCAGCAGAACAAACGCAATGCAGGCGATCGCATCGCCAACCAGATCAGTGCTGCCGGCAAACACGTGATTGTGATCGGTGGTGGCGATACCGGTTCGGATTGTGTGGGTACCAGTAACCGCCAGGGGGCGGCATCGGTCACCCAGATCGAACTCATGCCCCGGCCGCCTGAGCATGAAAACAAGGCGCTGACCTGGCCTTACTGGCCCGCCAAGCTGCGCACGTCTTCTTCACATGTCGAAGGCTGCGAGCGCGACTGGGCCATCACCACCAAATCCTTCCAGGGCGATAAGGGCAAGCTCAAAAAGCTGGTGTGCGCACGGGTGGAATGGGTTAAGGACGACACCACCGGTCAGATGAAAATGCAGGAAGTCGAAGGCTCGGAATTTGAGCTCAAAGCAGACCTGGTCTTTCTGGCCATGGGTTTTGTTTCTCCTGTGGCTGCCGTACTGGACGCCTTCGGCGTGGAAAAAGACCAGCGCGGCAATGTCAAAGCCAATGTCGATAACTATCGCACGTCCCGGGACAAGGTGTTCTCTGCGGGCGATATGCGGCGGGGCCAGTCTCTGGTGGTCTGGGCGATCCGTGAGGGTCGTCAGTGTGCGCGTGCGGTCGATGAGTTCCTGATGGGGGCATCACTGCTGCCACGCTAA
- the glpK gene encoding glycerol kinase GlpK, producing the protein MDYLLALDQGTSSSRSILFDRNGQIVGLARQEFTQHYPQSGWVEHDALEIWRTQLVTMEKVLHQTGVDISRVRAVGITNQRETSVLWDRRTGEPLGPAIVWQDRRGEPLCRQLRDQGHEPLILEKTGLRLDAYFSATKLVWMLEHFPQARARAEKGELLFGTIDSWLIWQLTGGKVHATDVTNASRTMLFNVHTGQWDAQLLDLFQIPASLLPQVLPSSAHYGDIPADLLGYALPICGVAGDQHSALFGQACTRAGMAKNTYGTGCFALLHTGTRFTTSENGLLTTRVAQYGQPQPEFALEGSVFVAGAAVQWLRDGLGIIKKSRDVQALAESVPDTGGVMFVPAFTGLGAPYWNADARGALVGITRATTAAHIARAAIESIAYQSAALLSAMARDGAGLEQLRVDGGASVNDALMQFQADLLGIPVLRPQVVETTALGAAYLAGLQCGIWSDVDEIEQLWQIDRTFEPAMSADQAQACMAQWEKAVVQTISGT; encoded by the coding sequence ATGGATTATCTGCTGGCACTAGATCAGGGAACGTCCAGTTCCCGTAGTATTTTGTTTGATCGCAATGGGCAAATTGTGGGTCTTGCCCGCCAGGAGTTTACGCAACACTATCCGCAATCGGGCTGGGTCGAGCATGATGCGCTGGAGATCTGGCGTACCCAGCTGGTGACGATGGAAAAGGTGCTGCATCAGACCGGGGTGGATATTTCCCGGGTACGTGCCGTTGGCATTACCAATCAGCGTGAGACTTCGGTGCTGTGGGATCGCCGTACGGGCGAACCGCTGGGGCCGGCCATTGTGTGGCAGGATCGCCGTGGCGAACCGCTGTGCCGCCAGTTGCGCGACCAGGGCCATGAACCATTGATCCTGGAGAAAACCGGCCTGCGCCTGGACGCCTACTTTTCCGCGACCAAACTGGTGTGGATGCTGGAGCATTTCCCACAGGCCCGGGCCCGTGCCGAAAAAGGGGAACTGCTGTTCGGCACCATCGATAGCTGGCTGATCTGGCAACTGACCGGCGGCAAGGTGCATGCCACAGATGTGACTAATGCTTCGCGCACGATGTTGTTCAATGTGCATACGGGGCAGTGGGACGCGCAACTGCTGGATCTGTTTCAGATTCCCGCCAGCCTGCTGCCGCAGGTGCTGCCCTCCAGCGCGCATTATGGCGATATCCCTGCGGATCTGCTGGGTTATGCGCTGCCCATTTGCGGCGTGGCGGGCGATCAGCACAGCGCGCTTTTTGGACAGGCGTGTACGCGCGCGGGGATGGCAAAAAATACCTATGGCACCGGTTGCTTTGCGCTGCTGCATACGGGCACTCGCTTCACTACCTCGGAAAATGGCCTGCTCACGACCAGGGTTGCGCAATATGGTCAGCCTCAGCCCGAATTCGCGCTGGAAGGCAGTGTCTTCGTGGCCGGTGCGGCCGTGCAGTGGTTGCGTGATGGTCTTGGCATTATTAAAAAAAGCCGCGATGTGCAGGCGCTGGCCGAATCGGTTCCCGATACCGGCGGTGTTATGTTCGTCCCGGCATTCACCGGCCTGGGCGCGCCGTACTGGAATGCCGACGCACGTGGCGCGCTGGTAGGCATCACGCGCGCGACGACCGCTGCGCACATTGCCCGCGCGGCGATCGAGAGCATTGCCTATCAGAGCGCCGCGCTGCTGTCGGCCATGGCGCGTGACGGTGCGGGGCTGGAGCAGTTACGGGTTGATGGCGGTGCCAGCGTGAATGATGCGCTGATGCAATTTCAGGCAGACCTGCTGGGGATCCCGGTGTTACGTCCGCAAGTGGTGGAAACAACGGCGCTGGGGGCTGCTTATCTGGCGGGTCTGCAATGCGGGATCTGGTCTGATGTGGATGAGATCGAACAATTGTGGCAGATTGATAGAACCTTTGAACCTGCCATGAGCGCAGATCAGGCGCAGGCGTGCATGGCACAGTGGGAAAAGGCAGTGGTGCAAACCATCAGTGGCACCTGA
- the dbpA gene encoding ATP-dependent RNA helicase DbpA gives MSFSTLPLSEAQQKNLAELGFHTMTPIQSASLPAVLEGRDVLAQAKTGSGKTLAFGLGLLQRLNPTYFGCQALVLCPTRELAEQVAQEVRKLARALGNIKVLALYGGTALKPQAESLQHGAHIVVGTPGRVLDLVDRDVLRLSAVKVLVLDEADRMIDMGFYEDISAITQACPLKRQNLLFSATFPPAILKASEGFLMNPVHVRTDDKPDHPETDSWFVATEEADRFNTTAALLNAYRPVSTLAFCNTKAQCEALTDSLLERGIEARTLHGDMEQRDREDVLVDFIGQSCSVLVATDVAARGLDIATLDAVINVDMSPNAETHIHRVGRTGRVAGRGGLALTLCTPQEKFRAERIEQALGKPLAWLDMNTLKRGRGAFTPPMRTICIRGGKKDKLRPGDLLGALTKDLGLQASQVGKISLFDFVAFVAIERNIAQDTLQRLSQRPIKGRSFQMRFLS, from the coding sequence ATGTCTTTTTCCACCCTTCCCCTTTCCGAGGCCCAGCAGAAAAATCTGGCCGAACTCGGCTTTCACACCATGACGCCGATCCAGTCTGCCAGCCTGCCCGCTGTCCTGGAGGGCCGGGATGTACTGGCTCAGGCAAAAACCGGTAGCGGCAAAACCCTGGCTTTCGGTCTGGGTTTGCTACAACGGCTGAACCCCACTTATTTCGGTTGCCAGGCGCTGGTCCTGTGCCCGACCCGGGAACTGGCCGAACAGGTCGCACAGGAAGTACGCAAGCTGGCACGTGCGCTGGGCAATATCAAGGTGCTCGCCCTGTATGGCGGTACCGCCCTGAAGCCGCAGGCAGAATCGCTCCAGCATGGTGCACATATTGTGGTCGGCACGCCTGGCAGGGTACTGGATCTGGTTGATCGCGACGTGCTTCGGCTGTCTGCCGTCAAGGTTTTGGTGCTGGATGAAGCCGATCGCATGATCGATATGGGCTTTTACGAAGATATCAGCGCAATCACCCAGGCCTGCCCGCTCAAACGACAAAACCTGTTATTTTCGGCCACCTTTCCACCCGCTATCCTTAAGGCCAGTGAAGGGTTTCTGATGAATCCGGTGCACGTGCGCACCGACGACAAGCCCGATCATCCCGAGACCGATTCCTGGTTTGTGGCCACCGAAGAGGCTGACCGATTCAACACCACCGCCGCCCTGCTCAATGCCTATCGGCCCGTCTCTACCCTGGCTTTCTGCAACACCAAGGCCCAGTGCGAGGCGCTGACCGACTCCCTGCTGGAACGCGGCATCGAAGCCCGCACACTACACGGCGATATGGAGCAGCGCGATCGCGAAGATGTCCTGGTCGACTTTATCGGACAAAGTTGCTCGGTTCTGGTGGCCACCGACGTTGCCGCCAGGGGCCTGGATATTGCCACGCTGGATGCTGTGATCAATGTTGATATGTCTCCCAACGCAGAGACCCACATTCACCGGGTAGGACGCACGGGTCGCGTTGCCGGACGTGGCGGGCTGGCGCTCACCCTATGCACGCCTCAGGAGAAGTTCCGCGCCGAACGCATTGAGCAGGCACTGGGCAAACCGCTGGCCTGGCTGGACATGAACACCCTCAAACGTGGTCGCGGCGCCTTCACTCCCCCTATGCGCACCATCTGTATCCGCGGCGGCAAGAAAGACAAGCTGCGGCCAGGCGATCTGCTGGGGGCGCTCACCAAAGACCTGGGCCTGCAGGCCAGTCAGGTCGGCAAAATAAGTCTGTTCGATTTTGTGGCTTTCGTAGCGATTGAGCGTAACATCGCTCAGGACACGCTGCAGCGCCTGAGCCAGCGCCCCATCAAAGGGCGCTCGTTTCAGATGCGATTTTTAAGCTGA